In the Arachis ipaensis cultivar K30076 chromosome B04, Araip1.1, whole genome shotgun sequence genome, attaaaaaagtcctaattataaaattaaaagtaatataGGCACCAAGTGAAAGGAAATAAAGTATAaggatttaattataaatttgataaaactatagggattaacagagtaattaaatatttatttaattatttcaaaaatattcCAAGAAAAAGAAGAGTTGTTTACTGTTGCCACTAGAGATGGAAAATGGGTCGAGTGAGGCTGAANNNNNNNNNNNNNNNNNNNNNNNNNNNNNNNNNNNNNNNNNNNNNNNNNNNNNNNNNNNNNNNNNNNNNNNNNNNNNNNNNNNNNNNNNNNNNNNNNNNNNNNNNNNNNNNNNNNNNNNNNNNNNNNNNNNNNNNNNNNNNNNNNNNNNNNNNNNNNNNNNNNNNNNNNNNNNNNNNNNNNNNNNNNNNNNNNNNNNNNNNNNNNNNNNNNNNNNNNNNNNNNNNNNNNNNNNNNNNNNNNNNNNNNNNNNNNNNNNNNGATAGTTGaccttaattatttttattgcattttaagaatttttttatcgttaacaaaaatagtttttttttatgaGTGTTTTCAAAAATGGGAAGCGGTTTGTGGAGTTTACCCTTTGAATAAGCAATGAGACATTACTGTCACGAAAATCTAAAATTACATATAAATAATTTTGGAAGATTTTCAAGTGTACCGTCATACTGGTGTATCAatgatttttaaccgttgatcttaattatatatattatatatattttttataattaagatcaacggttaaaaataacTGAAACACCAATATGACAGtacacttaaaaatttttcaataattttaggGCCTGACACACAGTCTTATCagcattaaaatgtaatgaaataAAATTAGGAAGGGAAGAAGAATAGATAAAAAATTATGAGTAACCCATTAGTGTTGGGTTTTATTTAGCcacttattatttttcttttagtaaaACTTTAAAATTGGTTTCCAAATTAAACTTGTTTCATGTGATTATTCCTTTAATTTGTAATATTTGTTATTGTAAATTTTGGCAGTTTAAAATAAGAACTAAAATGTCCCTTTTTATGAGTTTAGAAGCTAATTTGTCTCAATTTAAAAATTTGCGAAGAGTGATCATATATTACATTAAAAAAGATTggtaaaaactcaggtgcagtcgacttcacgtgaagttgataattgagagtcgttagataatttgtgaagttgatagttgagagccgttagataaaaatttagtcaaattagttaaattatctaacgattctcaattatcaacttcacgtaaaatcaactgcacctgaatttccacCAAAAAGATTAACAATGACGAtgcatttaaataatttaaagggCATAGTACTCACAAATCATTTTATTTAATCAATATACATTGTTGAGGAATTTAATTTATCACTAACCCtatatgataataataatttattattattcatcTTTTATCAACATCTGAAAGGCATGAAATATAAATATAGAATAACCATTGTGTGGAAAATTAATAAACGACTCATTGTGGAACTCAAATAATGCTCATCAATATTAACCTAACATTTATTCATTGTCAACTATGTTTcagtaattaactaattattaattcaaCAAGATGAAACAAATCTAATCTCATAAGTAAAATTAGTTTTAGTGAAAGGTCATTTCATAGTTTTAAAATAATAAGTTGCATAATGGTTATTTTAGTATATCACCAACAAATGTGACATGGCCacaaataaaaacaaagggtaaAATCGTCCACAATTTTTGAATATGTCGACAAAAATACTTCACTTTTCGTaacgataaaaatatttttaaaaattgaaaaagaatctatttaatataaatttgttaaattttaaagataaaaatattttatttattaattatacttaaaaaaatcacatcaaaatctaatatttaaaccactttttaagaatatatataatGCTGGATATTTTGTGACGTTTTATAAAATTTATCCGTGGGATTAATACCTATTAAATAAGCTTAATTTTCATCCTTGCATCGCTTTTTATTGATTTTATGAATGCAAACCATTATTTGCAAAAAATTTATCGATGAATGGAATACTCATGGATAATGATTTACTTAGGTGGCCGGTAAATGTTCGAAACCTATTTGCGAGTCCCCTCTCTCTTTCCATCCTAAGCTTCTCACCTTTATATAACCATTAAATAATCAAATTCCTCTTTCAAAAATTATTCATTTGTTAAATTagtctttaattttttaattaaatttattttttaaaaattttaaattagtcacattaatctttttatcatttttattgaTGATGACATCAGAATTTATTGATATAACATATTAAGTAGTAATATACAGTACACACCTGTCAGTCTTAATTGAATAATAACACGATAAATTTAAGAAATTAGATCAATCAACtccaaataaattaataaattttaatgtcTTAAGGCGCTCCTTAATTTGagattgatttgatctaatttcataaatttatcatATTAGCACTGTTGaaaataagtagtatgaccataATCTAATCAATtacgtgtcaaataatttgttattgttattatattaaaatgttaatataataaggtccttgattaaatttagatatttatcattgtgatagtgatcataatattgagagataaattttttataatttaatctaaattattcttggtcataggattattaaaaaggacattaataatccagaaagatcaatatatatataatggtcttcattggaagaagattaatagatctcatttattaaattatatatatagatggtgcatatagatatatatgaccattgaactaactcactctgagaattcctaatggttataattaccgtatatttgtcaatagaatattctcaagatgaacatagtaatagagttttctttgacctgtgactatcatagtaattaacaatgtagttattatactttgattctggACACCTAATATCCTATgatgctagttgaatggatattgagtatgatttaaatacttgtagaattaatgattagtcaataaaaaACTAATTAGAATTGTCACATATAGTGTATAGTGTGATTAGTGCGGTATCACTTAATATATTACATCAACAAATTTTAATGTTATAACCAATAAAAATGACGAAAGAACTAATATAACTATTTTAAAAGgataaatttgatttaaaaatcttTCAAGAGGAGCAACGAATTTTGTCATTTTTAGCCTTTATATAAGTGTGGGTGttgaaagaataaggaatgaTTGATGGTAATGGGATGTTGGTGGAGTCCAGTAGTGGTAGGTGTGGTACTTTTTGTGTTACTAAGTCCGGGCTTGATTTTTCAATTACCAGCAGGGAATGCCAAACTCTTCCAACTTTTCAACATGCAAACTAGTTTACTATCCATCATACTTCATGCAAtcattttctttgccattttttccctttattcttttttttctttttattgcttTGCATGTCCACCGCAAAATGTTGATCAAGTAAGAGTTGTTTAATTTATACAAACTCAACTTCTCATATAATTCATCAattcaaacacacacacacattctCTTTCTCTCATGTTTGAAACCGCTGCTAAAAATTTAGCCGCACGCTATCTTCTAGCGGGTTATCAATCGTTGTTATCTGTCTGGCAACGGTTGAAAACTGTTGCTAATCGACTATATAACCGCTGCTATTTGTCAGATGTGGTATAGTAGgtgattttctttctttctttcttttttttcattgttCATTTAAATATCTCAACACTTTGGTAACAAATCCAATATCAACACAATTTATTTTCTAACGAACCAATTGATGACCAAATAATGTTGAAACCCTACTTTTTACCCTTTCACATTATTGTTTCATTTAGAATTGTTCTTAttcttgtgtgtgtgtgtgtgttttttttttttttcactctttTGATTTGTGAAGTTCCTTGATGATCATCATGTGTGACTTCTAAACTGACCAAACATGTTAGTCAACGAAATAAAGCTCAAAGAAGTGAAAATAAATAGTTATAACAAGAGACTTAAAGACGAGAAAATTAAATCATAGCTATGGTGGATGTTATCTCTTCTTAAGACTATAACATGAATTTTGTAATAAATAGGATTTCTATTATAAGGAATGAATATTGTTTTTGTGCAATGGGTTTCGAGGTATAGCTTGTTCTATAAACTATAAAGTAAACTTTTTATTTGTCAAATTTTATGTATTGTTTGGATACTTTAAAGAACACAATAAAAGAGATATTTGACAAAAACACTCCAACACTCAAATTAGCTCAAATTAGTATGTACTCTCATGAAGATTAAAATATAATTGAAAATTTACACGTACTTTTTTTGTCTTCTCATNNNNNNNNNNNNNNNNNNNNNNNNNNNNNNNNNNNNNNNNNNNNNNNNNNNNNNNNNNNNNNNNNNNNNNNNNNNNNNNNNNNNNNNNNNNNNNNNNNNNNNNNNNNNNNNNNNNNNNNNNNNNNNNNNNNNNNNNNNNNNNNNNNNNNNNNNNNNNNNNNNNNNNNNNNNNNNNNNNNNNNNNNNNNNNNNNNNNNNNNNNNNNNNNNNNNNNNNNNNNNNNNTATATCGGTAGTTACAACCGAATTATATCGAATACAGTGAATCATATCCTCCAAGgtcaaaatattttgtttttagagaaaatatttcattaatGTAATGAAATGATATGAACGGTCCACTAGGGATTACACACAAGagcaaatttaaaaaagattcaaCAAGAACTACGATGTAATTGAATAAGTAATTTTCCTAATTTCTCAGTAGAAGTTCCGTTCTCTCTCTGGCGAAGAATTTCATGCTCagttcatcttcttcatcttttctgcATGAATCGGTGAACCACTTCAACACATATTCCAGATGTCTTCCATTCTTTATTGAAGATTAATTCATTCTTTATTTTCTAGATCTGCCAGCACAAGTTTGTTGCCAACTTTATATCACTTAAATAATTGTGGTTTCTATGTCTAATTGCTTGTATGAAAATATcatattttatttgaaaatatcatgtgaaaaaaattttatttatttgaaaatcttattaattattttgataaatgTAGTGGTAAGATGAAAAATTATTGCGATTATCTAGGCATTGATAACCATTGCCAttaaaacatataaaaataaaatgaatgaaCTCCTTGATTTGATTAAAATAATTTGGAGGAAGTTTAAATGTTTAAAATAATTTGGTTATGAAGAATGGTTTGCTCTTAATTTTTGAAGAGCTATATAAATATGTTTTGTTGGTGTATAATTCTACGTTTTTAGCTCTTTCGTTATGTTTATTTCTTATACtccttattttatatatatatatgtgtatgtatACTTGCATTGTTTTCATTTGTTATCTTTTTAAAACAATAATATGTCTACATACAATCAATAATAAAGTTGACCATCCATGACAGTAGGGTGAAGCATTATTTTTTGTTCCAACTTCCAAACATATTTAAGTTCATTCAAGATTGCATTTATGATTGTACAGCTTTAGTGATCAGTATTCAATAGGCTGGACCAAACACCATGGTTGACTGCCTCCTAAAatatgttgaccaaaccattggAAGTTCTCACTTTGGAGATTTTAGTGGGAACAATAATGGAAACTGTACTTGAAAGATTTTGTCATTAATAAAAAgggttatttaatatttatagggTAAAAATTCGATTcgatttttatctatttttttttggaaaataaaACAATTTTCACTAANNNNNNNNNNNNNNNNNNNNNNNNNNNNNNNNNNNNNNNNNNNNNNttttttttaaaaaaaatttgtcaaataataataaaaattaattttataaaaattgtaTTTGTAATATATAGAGTTTTAAATTTTCACAAactattaataaatttatttttaaaaaaatatcactgATGATTAAGTGGAGAAAGATCATGACAAAAAGTGATGTCacataaaaaaaagtaattacAGTACAaagactttaaaaaaaaaaaataacatcgaataaaaaataaaagagaatggTGATGTTGATAGTATTTGTATTGGCGTTAATGATGATAGAAGAgataatgatgataatgatgtaTCACAACACAATAAAAATAGTAGAGATAGAAGTTATAATAATAGGGATGAAGAATGTGATAGTAATAGTAGCGATAGTTGATTTTActattgaaatattttttgaagaGTTTAAAACActacaaataataaataaaactttttataTACACTAATTTtcattaatatttaataaatttttaaataaaaagaatcatATTATCTCAAAATAGTAAGATTAGGAttcaagtgtttttttttttacaaaaattgtgttgttattaataaaaataaacagaaactGAATTAGATGTTTACTTTTTTTATAGAGAGAAAACAAATTTAagcccaaaatttttatttgtccTAAGCTcatatttgttctttttttttttttactatgaaAATTGCTACAAGTAGTGAAGTTTTACTCTTTGTTCAATAAATAATCTAGCCTATTGAAAGAATCTAATTTATTGgctataaaatattatatattcactcgcattttaattagttttaattttttttcaattgtgataattgataatttaaatgaatttttctttttatttaagtaaaattGATTTGATAACCaatgaataaattattattttagtctCTCAGATTCacgtaattatttattttggtctttaaaatttaaaatttttcatagTAGTCCCTTATATTCAGGTTCGGGCACCAATTTGGCCTCTCGACCCTTTCGGTGATGAATCAACAAGCAGAGTGTTAAAGTGGAAAAATCTTGTCACGTTAGACGCTCTAATAATTAAGTGCATGACAACATTTGATTTTGGACCGTATTTGATCCCTGGAATCCTATCTTGTTCCGCGTCGTCCTTCTCCCCTCGCTTCCCATTTCTACTTCATTCTCTGTAGAACCCTAATTTTTTTTACTTCATAATTAACAATCTGTTCTTTCAAATCCTCAATTTCACTTCTACAACTCGTAGCATCCAAAATCCTAAGCTTATTAACATACAAATTCCTCAATTCAACAAATTACAAATCTTCTCACTCTCAAATTCATAGAATAAAAAAAGCAAAGAGTCTTATCCTAAGCACATCATGATTTTTGTCTATAAACAACCTAGCCTTCTTTAATTACTTCTGTAAGAACTCAATCTATTTTCTAACATCCTTACTCAATCCAATATCCCTATTTGGGAAAACATCcaaaagagttgaaatttttttatttaaataatgaaAATGGTTAGAAATCAAATAGTTCTAAAGCAAAAGTCACAACTTATAAGATTGAGCACAATAATTAAGAAGAATTTTAGACCGATAGAAAAGTAGGTACAACTCCTTGAGGTAGAGTACGACAATAGGGGAAAGACACTTTGCCTGAAGAATTGCTAAGGTACTCAAATAGATTTTGGGTTATCTCTTAGTCGTAGAGTGAAGACAACGTCCTTCCTCTGCTAGTTGCTGGAGGGAGAAGGCACTCCTTCAGACGGCAACAACCCACCTTTCTCTACGGTGGTGGCTCATGGCTGCTATGTTTGGTATGAGAAATTAGGGGACACCTATGAAGCACAGACACggacacggacacgggacacgacacgacacgcgACACggcgacacgcgaattttaaaaagttgtcggacacggggacacgcatatactaataatataatatatttaaataGAGATATGTCTTAatagagatatttttaaaaacaaTCATATGATATGCATTTTTCTATatagcactttttactttctTGATCATTGAATCCCACATCTCATGGACCAAATGAAGAGTAGGTGCATCTGTGTCTGTACTTCTTAAAACATCATAAATAGGATTTGTGAAAGCAAGAATATAATCAATTTTTTGCCACCAATTTTTACTCAAAATCTTTTCTGTAACAACCTCAGCTCTGCCAATATTATCTTCCTTGTATGAAGACCACTTCTCACTTATAACCATCTATTTGAGGCCTTGCTTTAACAACCTAAATCTTTTGAGCATCACAATAGTAGAAGCAAATCGAGTAGGAGCAACATTAAGCAACTTCAATGTATTAAATTCATTGAAAATAGATAACCTCATATGATGATtaacaataaaattttttataaaagaagCATCGTCAGCAATTTGAGTAATCCATGAGCATTCTTGATAGACAAAATTATTCTTCTCTGTATTCTTAGCTGCACAAATGTCCTTTAAAGCAAGGTTGAGAGTATGAACAACACAAGGAGTCCAAAAAACAGATGGAAATTCAGCTTCAATCAATAAACTAGCCGCTTTACAAACCGGCGCATTATTAGTCACAATCTGCACTACATTTGAGAGACCGACTTCTCTTATCACGTCTCTTATTTGCTTTGCAACATAATCCTTGTCTTTGATCTCATCTGAACAATCTACAGCTTTCAGAAACATAGGCCCACTTTTAGTTACAGCCATAAAATTAAGAATAGGCCTCCTTTGGGGATCACTCCATCCATCACTTACAATGCTCACTCCCTTTCCACTCCATGAATTCTTAGTAGGTTCTAACATTCTCTCCACATGTTGCTTCTCTTTCTCAAGCAAAGTTGTCCTCAATTTATTATATCCAGGAGGAATATAACCATCAATATAATTATTGGCAGCATAAGAAAAAACTTTGACAAAATACGGATTTTTTGCTAGATGAAAAGGTAATCCAGATGAAAAAAATATTCTAGCAATATATAAATCTAGAGTTTCCCTTGCATTCACATTAAAAGCTTTCTCTAAAGGTCCAGTCGctcttctttttcttgaatcaAGTTCACTTGCATTAGATAAGGGTGGAAGAGGAATTGACTTAGCCTTTTTACTTTCATGCAACAATGTACTTTCACTATCAAGTTTTTTAAGTTCTTCAAGCTTTGTTGATGTAACTTTTGCACAAAATCTAATTCCTTTTCCTGAAATCTTCAATAAATGTGCTCTTACTCTAGTATAAGAACCACTGAATAAAACCTTGCAAAATTTACATTGAAATTCAAGATTTTCGCCCCCttcaattttatctttctttgttaCAAATTTTCATAAAGGCTTATCAACACTTTCTTCAAAATTATTTTGAACACTCTCTGAACTCATCTCTCACAATCCTACAATAATTTAAgaaccaaaattatttttttacaatTCAATTTCTTGAGCAAAACAGAACCAAAAAAAGCATAAAGAGAAAACAAAACCAagaaaaattattatataatactAAACATTTGTGTAAGTAAGCTGAGTTCATTCCCAGCTATATTGTTTAATGTTTACTAAAAAAGAAACAGATAAAAACATATTATAAGAGGTGCGAATTGCCAAGGACCACAACAAAACCTTAACAAATAATCCTTCAATATGAACATGATTACTAAGAAGAGAAAGATAACCTAAAGTTATGAATCAGGATTAGCATTAGAACCATGATATATATAATAACAGCATATACATAAATGCATATAGAACAAATTATAGACAAATTGCTATCTAGAGTCTAGACATTTTTACACtaaaactcaaaataaaataaatttatttctaGGAATCTAACAAGTCACTGCCTTATTCCTCTTCATATACATAAGTGCTGAATACTGGCCCCATCGGTCCCTTAGCCTCTGAACTAGAGCCACCACCACCGTAACTCTTGCTCCACTTCTCACTATTGAAGAAATTAAACCAGCCACGTCACTTCTATGATCTTCAGATCCTAACTCCTAACCCATCAGGAAGTGAGACTAGCTCCACTTCTAAGTTCTAAACCATCAAGACTCAAGAGTAACCTTACCATCAATCCAGTTTTTTTTCTCTTGTCTTTCTTCTATCAGTTCTGTGTCTTTCTATTTTCTAGTTTCTAATCTTCTCATAGCAGCAgtaaaaaattatgaaagaagTATCTAATAATACCTAATTCCAGAagcacaaaacaaaataaaataaaaccaaaCCAAGAAGATGCACAGAACAAAATAGAAATCCAAAATCAAATGAAAACACAAAACTAACAAAACAAATCAGAACCAAAGAGAAGCACTGAGgccagaaaaaaaatagaaatacagAACCAGAAAATTGAttgatagaaaaataaatattctCCCTTACTTGAAATGGAGGATGCAGAAGAGCACAGCGGAAGAGCACGAGAGCAGGGCAACGGTCACGGTAGAAGTGGCGACCGGGGAGGTGGTGAACACAGCAGAGAGAACTGGAGCAATGACGACAACAAGTGGTGGCTGGAGAAGCAGTGATCAGCAGCGAACAGCGATGACATGCACCGCAGAAGAAGTGGCGACAGTGAAGAGGAGATGCTGAGATTAAGAGTGAGTGGGTATGGAGAGAGATGATGAACATCCACGGCGGTGACGACCGGAGGTGGCGGCGATGGCTGGAGGTGGCGGTAGACTGAGGTGAGGAGATGGTGAGTGGGTGTGGAGCCACGGAGCCAGAGACGGATTTGGGGGTGGAGGTGAAAGGTTTTTAACTTTTGTTAAAGTGAAGGGTGAAGTGAAACTGATGAGAAGAGCTTttcaaaatgtcattggaccgtGTCGGGCCGTGTCCggctgatttttttgtttttttggacaGGACACGGGAGACACGCATGTCGGACGAGTGTCTCCGTGCGTCGTGTCTGAAATGTGTCCGATACGCCGACACGACAATTAAACAAAGTGTCCGTACTTCATAGGAGGACACACTCTGTTGGTACGAGGGATTAGGGACACACTCTTGATATGTTTCAGATTAGAATTACAAGGAAGAAAAATTAGATTAtatcaaataaattttaaaaacattcTAGCCATATTTAAAAATTTCATAATTACTGTTAAATCCATATAGGATCATATTTAGAATTAAGAGGAATTTAACTGTTACCATAATAAATACTAACCATCTAttcactttaattttaaaaatcaaatcattccatcctaataaaactatttttataaattacaagagatttttaaaaagtcttaattttttttccaaaccACTTAATGTATTAATTGATTCCAAGGCAAAAAAAAgttcaaaaactaaaaagaacgtataaaaaaaataaaaaacagaacgaGAAGATTAGAGTATAGATAATTTATCTAAAATCTAATTGCAACTTATTATATGTTCTATTGAAGTAAAAACCAAGCAACTCTTTTACCAAATTCCAATAACATTtaatcgttttttttttttgtcatatatCACAACACTACACAATAATTTCTCAAATCTATTTTAAATAAATCTATGGTAGGCTCAATTTGTTTTTCTCGTTCCTTTGCATGCATTCATGTTTATTTTTGTTTAGTTATTGCTGGAACCAACCCCACTACCATTGACGAATCTTAGATTTATACCCATTTGACATGGAATAAACTAATAAGTCACACATTAAACAACtacttaattaattttgaatagcAATTCAACTAGTGTTAACCATGATAATACAATAGATTTTTGTCAATAATCAACAAATATATCATAGGTGTTAACTTACCTNNNNNNNNNNNNNNNNNNNNNNNNNNNNNNNNNNNNNNNNNNatctttttcattttatttacatatgaataaaaaatttaaaaaaattggtcCGCACTTTCGCATTCTATATATATAAGTCAAGAAAATGGGTTGATGCAtttcaaaaattctctttctttttctctcggTCACtaaattttcttgttatttaaatcattttttattagtaataatatagattcaattataattaattttgtaGTTGgagtacatataaaatataatcacctaataaatattttttagattAATTACTTTATGTACTTCTTATGTActcttattataaaattaattataagtgaacATACATTATATTCAAATGTTTGTACTGTAAAGTATAAAGTTTGTTTGTTAATTTACTATTCATAcactcaatttttttttgtctcaTGTTCGTTATGCTGTAAAATTTACTGCCATTCATATCCTAAATCCTCTCTAGCGTCACTCACTACTTATAAGCATATAATGGAAGTTATTGTAGTCTTGTGGATGCTAGAGGAGTTGGCGCAAGAGCTAGCAGAGGAGGTGTAGGAGCTGTTGCGGTGCAGTAGCTGTTATTGGTCTGGAGGTGTAGGTGTAGAAGGCCACGTTCAAGTCCAGCTATTTTATGATTGTACAACAATATATGTACGTGCAAGAGAGGAGGAAGAGCAGTGTCATTGCTTCgcagatttgaaaatcaagaagGGTCATGCCTGAGAGCATTATCTTATACAGATGTGTTTGTTATTTAGatgattttttattaataatgatGTAGGCTcaactaaaaataattttgtttcaAGAGTACATAAAGAATACATAACTTATAACTAAGGTGTAGGCTTTATATACTCCTTATGTACATAAACATAAAGAACACTATTTAAAATCTACAATGGTATACCAATTTCAAGAAATGAATAATTGACAAAATTTATCAATCATAACAAAACTAAGttctcaaaaaaattttaattgaacaCAGAAACACAGCATAACAGAACACAGAATACATAACATAACAGTAAAGAATAAACAAAATAGTACATTACAAGAATATATGAATAATACCGACCTTAGTTGGTTAAAAAAAAACGACGCGTCAAAAGAGCCCCAGATTCAAACTagttaaaatctttttaaaaccaAATCACAGCCCACAAAATGAAAAACAACTATCTGGAAACATGCTAAAATAACCATTTAAATAGTTTTAACTAAAGGACAACAACAGTCAACTAATCTACGTGT is a window encoding:
- the LOC110270819 gene encoding uncharacterized protein LOC110270819, translated to MAEHKPKSLMLHQPEYWQAIPDVPMPAAPPTSSVAELFKNPWGDASEITVPNYHSGSYTRVRAHLLKISGKGIRFCAKVTSTKLEELKKLDSESTLLHESKKAKSIPLPPLSNASELDSRKRRATGPLEKAFNVNARETLDLYIARIFFSSGLPFHLAKNPYFVKVFSYAANNYIDGYIPPGYNKLRTTLLEKEKQHVERMLEPTKNSWSGKGVSIVSDGWSDPQRRPILNFMAVTKSGPMFLKAVDCSDEIKDKDYVAKQIRDVIREVGLSNVVQIVTNNAPVCKAASLLIEAEFPSVFWTPCVVHTLNLALKDICAAKNTEKNNFVYQECSWITQIADDASFIKNFIVNHHMRLSIFNEFNTLKLLNVAPTRFASTIVMLKRFRLLKQGLK